GACGCTGCCATTATGGTATATGGACATTTCAAAAAAGACGCTCAAACCACGGTTCTTAATAAAATGAAAAAGGCGTTAAGGCCTAAAGGAATTCTCATGCTTGAGGTATTTTCCGAGGAACAAGTAAAGTATGGTACAGGCGGCCCTTCAGAACGTGAAATGCTATATGAACCAAAAGATATTCTTGCTTGGTGCGAAGGGCATGAGGTGCTCCATTTCTTCTATGGCGAACAAGAGCGTATCGCAGGAAAGGCACACACTGGATTAGCCCATGTCATTCAGCTTGTATTAAGAAAATGATAGAGAATCATCGTAAGCGAAGTTGAACCGTTTTCGCACTAAAAGCCCACTCATTCCGTAAGGGAGAAAAGTGGGCTTTTTCTGATAACAAACCATAATCACATGGAAAAGAGGCTAACGAGCTGGTGACAAGATCATAATCTACAAGGTCCATGCATACGTTAGAATCAGCATAATATCGAAAATGAAAGAGTTCATATATTTTATCGTATTCATGAGATGCCAATCGCAACTGTCCATAAATCCTTACGATGAAAAAAGCAAAAAGATGTTGATTTCCCCTGTTAACTGCTATATAAATTAATTAGAAGTATTATTATTTAATACTTAATTTAAATGACGGGAGAGGGACAAATGGACTCTATGGCAACTGCTAACACTGGAAAGTGCCCGTTTTCGCACGGTAGCACTACGAATCACAACCCTAGTGCTACATCGAACAAACACTGGTGGCCCAACCAGTTGAACTTGAACATCCTGCATCAGCATGACAGAAAATCTAACCCGATGAGCGAAGACTTCAATTATGCAGAAGAGTTCAAAAAGTTGGACTACCAGGCCCTCAAGCAGGATCTTTATGATCTAATGACAAACAGCCAAGATTGGTGGCCTGCCGACTACGGACATTATGGGCCATTATTTATCCGTATGGCTTGGCACTCCGCTGGTACATATCGTACAGGAGACGGCCGTGGCGGTGCTGGAACCGGCACACAGCGTTTCGCTCCCCTTAACAGCTGGCCAGACAATGCCAACCTTGACAAAGCTCGTCGACTTCTATGGCCGATCAAGCAAAAATATGGCAACAAGATCTCTTGGGCAGACTTGTATATTCTAGCAGGTAATGCTGCTATTGAATCCATGGGCGGGAAGACAATCGGTTTTGGAGGCGGACGCGCGGATGTTTGGCATCCAGAAGAAGATATTTACTGGGGTGCTGAAAAGGAATGGCTAGGTGATAAGCGTTACACCGGCGATCGTGATCTCGAGAATCCGCTCGCTGCTGTTCAAATGGGTCTGATTTATGTGAACCCCGAAGGTCCGAACGGGAATCCAGATCCGCTTGCTAGTGCTCGTGACATTCGCGAAACCTTCAAACGCATGGGAATGAACGATGAAGAAACCGTTGCACTTGTAGCAGGCGGTCATACATTTGGGAAGGCTCACGGCGCAGGAGATGCTGCTCTTGTAGGCCCAGAGCCGGAAGCTGCTCCTTTGGAAGCAATGGGCTTAGGATGGCAGAGCACACACGGTTCCGGTAAAGGTCGCGACGCCATCAGCAGCGGTATTGAAGGTGCATGGACTGCGAATCCGACACAATGGGATAATGGATTCTTTGAACTCTTGTTCGGATATGAATGGGAGCTGACCAAGAGCCCAGCAGGTGCACACCAATGGGTTGCTGTAAATCCTGCTGATGAGCATCTTGCACCGGATGCAGAAGATGCGTCCGTTCGTGTTCCAACGATGATGACCACTGCGGATATGGCCTTGCGTATGGACCCAGTATACGAAAAGATTTCACGTCGTTACTATGAGAATCCAGAAGAGTTTGCAGATGCATTTGCAACTGCATGGTTCAAACTCACACACCGCGACATGGGACCTCGCTCAAGATATTTAGGTCCAGAAGTTCCAGAAGAAGATTTTATCTGGCAAGATCCTATACCCGCTGCTGAATATGAATTAACAGATGCCGATG
This genomic stretch from Brevibacillus brevis harbors:
- a CDS encoding class I SAM-dependent methyltransferase, whose translation is MGNIWNERYKTDEYYYGEEPNIFIQQQAFRLEQSQKVIAFAEGEGRNAVFLAKKNLEVTAIDYSESGLQKTRKLAHKHGVHVHTQKIDLLEEDVPREEYDAAIMVYGHFKKDAQTTVLNKMKKALRPKGILMLEVFSEEQVKYGTGGPSEREMLYEPKDILAWCEGHEVLHFFYGEQERIAGKAHTGLAHVIQLVLRK
- the katG gene encoding catalase/peroxidase HPI, translated to MDSMATANTGKCPFSHGSTTNHNPSATSNKHWWPNQLNLNILHQHDRKSNPMSEDFNYAEEFKKLDYQALKQDLYDLMTNSQDWWPADYGHYGPLFIRMAWHSAGTYRTGDGRGGAGTGTQRFAPLNSWPDNANLDKARRLLWPIKQKYGNKISWADLYILAGNAAIESMGGKTIGFGGGRADVWHPEEDIYWGAEKEWLGDKRYTGDRDLENPLAAVQMGLIYVNPEGPNGNPDPLASARDIRETFKRMGMNDEETVALVAGGHTFGKAHGAGDAALVGPEPEAAPLEAMGLGWQSTHGSGKGRDAISSGIEGAWTANPTQWDNGFFELLFGYEWELTKSPAGAHQWVAVNPADEHLAPDAEDASVRVPTMMTTADMALRMDPVYEKISRRYYENPEEFADAFATAWFKLTHRDMGPRSRYLGPEVPEEDFIWQDPIPAAEYELTDADVAELKTRILDSGLTVSELVTTAWASACTFRGSDMRGGANGARIRLAPQKEWEVNEPKKLEKVLTILGVIQEDFGKKVSMADLIVLGGSAAVEKAAQDAGFDVTVPFAPGRGDATQEQTDEESFAVLEPIADGFRNYQKKQYRVSPAELLIDKAQLLNLTAPEMTALVGGMRVIGTNHGGTQHGVFTDRVGTLTNDFFVNLLDMGVQWKPVDGGVFEGRDRKTGELLRTATAVDLVFGSNSVLRAIAEVYAQDDNKEKFVRDFIAAWVKVMNADRFDLK